Below is a window of Flavobacterium sp. CFS9 DNA.
ATATATCAAATCAAATATATGATTTGTAAGTTAAATATTAAGACAACTTAAAAACAATTTAAATAAAAATGAAAGAAAAAATAGAACATGTGAAATTTATAATTAATCGTTTTGATACCTACATGGAAAGTACCCAAACTAAAAGCAATCTATATCTTGCGCTAAATACAGCCATACTTGGAGGTATTATTACTTTGGCTGCTTCCAGTAAACCTCAAGACGTTACTTCTTTTTCAGTATTTGTATTAGGAAGCATAGCATTTCTTGCTGTCGCAAGTATTACAATAACACTTATTGCCATTACTCCTTATTTAGTAAGCGCGTCAGAAAAGAGCGAGTCGGTTATTTTTTTTCAGGATGTAAGGAACACCACGTTTGATGAATATGTGGATAGAATTAAGGATATGTCAGATAAGAATTTCCTAAAGGATCTTTCTTGCCAGGCATATAGTTTAGCAGGAGGGCTACAATCAAAATATAAAAAACTTTTTTATGCCGGAAGATTAATCATAATTGAATTTATTCTTCTATTAGTTTATGCAATAACACTAGTAACGAACATTATATAATTTATGGAACCATTTTTAGAATATCAAAACATTATCGAGAAAGCTCTTAACAGAAACGAGATTCGCAAGAGCTTAAATGAATCAATTACATTTTCAGACCAATCCAGAGCTGCAGTTTTAGGGAAATATACCATGAGTGATTATATCTCAAATCGGTCACAATTATCTCTTTCAACCGATTTAGCAGCAATTGCAAAAAATATGGGCGCAATTCCCCGAAGTAATCAAGTAATCGGCCATCATCCGGACTTTATGTATTTAAAAGGGACATCTAATACTGAGAAACATTATATTATTTCATCATTTATTGATATAAAGGGGTCGACCAATCTTTTTAAGAAATATGATGAGGAAACCAATATGATCATTACCAACACTATTCAGTTGGCGGCCATAAATGTTTGTCAGGTTTTTGGAGGATTTGTCCAAAGAATACAGGGAGATGGGTTGTTTGTTTATTTTGGAGGTAAAAATATCGATAAGAATAAAGCAACTCAGCATTGTCTTACAGCTCTTAGTTTGTTTAGTTATTTTGTAAAAAATGACTTAAAAAGAATATTTGAACAACACGGAATTGAAAGGATATATACAAAGATCGGAATTGATTTCGGAAATGACGATAAGGTGTTATGGGGCGTTGCTGGTACAGATCAGACCAGTGAAATTGCTACCTATAGTTTACATACCAGTTTAGCAGCTAAAATGCAGGCTTATGCAGGTAGTAATGAGATAATTGTGGGACAAAATGTAAAAGATAAAGCGCAATTTGAGGATAAATTTTATTCTGTTGTAGTGGAGAAACGTTATATATTTTCCGATCCTGAAAATAGCTTTTTTTATACTCAGTATGTTTTTGACTGGATTAAATATCTTAAATCATCCCCATATATAGCGACATCAGTTTCAGGTGATATTACAATTAAGCCTCAGATATCAAATGTTCCAAATATTGCTTTTTTAAGAGAAGCAGTTGGAGAAAACAAACCATATGCAAAGATCAAAAATAGATAACGATTTAGAAGAGGTTCTGGAAATGTTTCCGAAAATGAAGCTAACAGTAGAGAATAAGTTTAAAGTTCTTTCCGGGGAAGTGGACATATTTGACAGCGCAAATATTTATGTGGAAAGTTTCAATATAAAAGTAATAGTTCCGCCAAGATATCCGTATCAGTTTCCCCGACTATTTGAAATAGGAAATAAATTTGAACATGTTCCAGACAGGCATGTAAGTGAAGACGGATCTTGTTGTGTATGCTCACTCCAGGAAGAAAATTTGGTAGCTCAAAGAGGAATGACTATAAAGAATTTTTTTCTAAAGTATGTTTTACCTTATCTGGCTAATCAATTGTATTTTGATTCTCAGGGCAGGTGGGCAAATGGAGATTTTGATCATGGAGATATGGGAATTTTTCAGTATTACAGTGAACTTTTAAAATTAGGAAATGTTACTGAGGTTATCGAGTTTTTAGCTCTTTTTAATGTCACAAAACTTTATAGAAATGATGTTTGTTTTTGTGGTAGTGGTAAAAAGCTTAAGAGATGTCATGAGGATGCTTATCAAGTGTTTAAAGGCTTATCAAAAAAAAGAAGAGAAACTGATTTGTTTGAATTACGGAGTTTAGTCAAAAAAATGAGTAAGAAAATAAAAGAAGAAGAATTATAAAATTTTAATATATATACGATGCCAAATTATCAAGTTACTCGGAAAAAAGGGCAGGAGGGATGGAATGTTCGAAAAGCAAATGGACAAAGAGCATCAGCAATTACATCTACACAAAAGGAGGATGAAAAATTAGCTAAGCAATTTTTAGCAAATTCAGGAGGTTGAGAGGTAAAAATTCACAGGCCAAATGCAGGGCCAATTAGGGACAGTGATACAGTAAAGCCTGGTAATGATCCGGCATTAAGCAAGGATATAAAGTATTAAGAATAACTGAGTGATTAGATTTACTAATCATTCAGTTATCACCATTTCCCGGATTTTTTAAAATATTCAATTCCTTTGAAAGCTGCAATTTTTGCTTTTTCAAGATTTTCAAATACTTTACTGCCAGTTGTTCTGTCAATCATGACCTTAAATTTTCGTGTAAATTTGTCTTTAAATATTACTAGTATATGATTTTCAATTTTTAAATAAAAATTGCCTTTTTGACTTAATTTCCACTTTCGATTATGCCAGTTTTTTAATCGATTAGCTCTATTTCTTAATTCCTTTTCTCTTTTTCCAGGATTGTAATAATCA
It encodes the following:
- a CDS encoding Pycsar system effector family protein: MKEKIEHVKFIINRFDTYMESTQTKSNLYLALNTAILGGIITLAASSKPQDVTSFSVFVLGSIAFLAVASITITLIAITPYLVSASEKSESVIFFQDVRNTTFDEYVDRIKDMSDKNFLKDLSCQAYSLAGGLQSKYKKLFYAGRLIIIEFILLLVYAITLVTNII
- a CDS encoding adenylate/guanylate cyclase domain-containing protein, encoding MEPFLEYQNIIEKALNRNEIRKSLNESITFSDQSRAAVLGKYTMSDYISNRSQLSLSTDLAAIAKNMGAIPRSNQVIGHHPDFMYLKGTSNTEKHYIISSFIDIKGSTNLFKKYDEETNMIITNTIQLAAINVCQVFGGFVQRIQGDGLFVYFGGKNIDKNKATQHCLTALSLFSYFVKNDLKRIFEQHGIERIYTKIGIDFGNDDKVLWGVAGTDQTSEIATYSLHTSLAAKMQAYAGSNEIIVGQNVKDKAQFEDKFYSVVVEKRYIFSDPENSFFYTQYVFDWIKYLKSSPYIATSVSGDITIKPQISNVPNIAFLREAVGENKPYAKIKNR
- a CDS encoding YecA family protein, with the protein product MQRSKIDNDLEEVLEMFPKMKLTVENKFKVLSGEVDIFDSANIYVESFNIKVIVPPRYPYQFPRLFEIGNKFEHVPDRHVSEDGSCCVCSLQEENLVAQRGMTIKNFFLKYVLPYLANQLYFDSQGRWANGDFDHGDMGIFQYYSELLKLGNVTEVIEFLALFNVTKLYRNDVCFCGSGKKLKRCHEDAYQVFKGLSKKRRETDLFELRSLVKKMSKKIKEEEL
- a CDS encoding DUF2188 domain-containing protein, with the translated sequence MPNYQVTRKKGQEGWNVRKANGQRASAITSTQKEDEKLAKQFLANSGG